A single window of Acidobacteriota bacterium DNA harbors:
- a CDS encoding aminotransferase class I/II-fold pyridoxal phosphate-dependent enzyme produces MGIYPYFHPIQSAPGDEVVVDGKECIMIGSNNYLGLVNHPKVKEASAEAARKFGSGCTGSRFLNGTLDLHLELEDRLAKFMKKDRALVFSTGFQTNMGTISCLVGKNDTAVIDRQDHACIVDGCRLSHGKTLKFSHNDMADLGRILGNIRSNNHRSGILIAVDGVFSMEGDIANLPAIVELADKYGATVMVDDAHSIGVLGATGAGTAEHFGLTDRVALTTGTFSKSFASLGGFVVGDDSVIEYIQHNSRALIFSASITPSSAAAVLAALDIIQAEPERREHLWKNARRMLREFKTLGFNTVNSATPIVPILVGEDLDTFAFWKALFDNGVFSNPIVSPAVPPGQAMIRTSYTATHTDEQLDRVLEVVAKVGREKGLIS; encoded by the coding sequence ATGGGGATCTATCCGTACTTCCACCCTATTCAGTCTGCCCCCGGCGACGAAGTCGTTGTCGACGGCAAAGAGTGCATCATGATCGGGTCCAACAACTACCTCGGCCTGGTAAACCACCCCAAGGTCAAAGAGGCGTCGGCTGAGGCGGCCCGCAAGTTCGGCTCCGGCTGCACCGGTTCGCGGTTTCTCAACGGGACGCTTGATCTTCACCTCGAGCTTGAAGATCGGCTGGCCAAGTTCATGAAGAAAGACCGGGCGCTGGTTTTCTCCACCGGATTCCAGACCAATATGGGGACGATTTCCTGCCTGGTCGGCAAGAACGATACCGCCGTTATCGATCGTCAGGATCACGCATGCATAGTTGACGGCTGTCGCCTCTCTCATGGCAAAACGCTGAAGTTCTCGCACAACGACATGGCGGACCTGGGACGCATTCTCGGTAATATCCGGAGCAACAACCATCGTAGCGGCATCCTGATTGCGGTCGACGGCGTTTTCTCCATGGAAGGCGATATTGCCAACCTTCCTGCGATCGTCGAACTGGCGGACAAATACGGCGCCACGGTGATGGTTGACGATGCTCACTCGATCGGCGTGCTCGGCGCCACCGGCGCCGGCACGGCCGAGCACTTCGGGCTGACCGATAGGGTTGCCTTGACCACCGGCACGTTCTCAAAGTCATTTGCGTCGCTGGGCGGGTTCGTGGTCGGCGACGACAGCGTCATAGAGTATATTCAGCATAACTCGCGGGCACTCATATTCTCTGCGTCGATCACGCCCTCGTCGGCCGCGGCCGTGCTGGCGGCCCTCGACATCATCCAGGCCGAACCGGAGCGCCGCGAACACCTGTGGAAAAACGCCAGGCGGATGCTCCGCGAGTTCAAGACCCTCGGATTTAACACCGTAAACTCGGCCACGCCGATTGTCCCCATCCTGGTCGGAGAGGACCTCGACACGTTTGCGTTCTGGAAGGCGCTTTTTGACAACGGCGTGTTCAGCAATCCGATAGTCTCTCCTGCCGTTCCGCCGGGTCAGGCGATGATCCGAACGTCCTACACCGCCACGCATACCGACGAGCAGTTGGATCGGGTGCTGGAGGTGGTGGCCAAGGTCGGCCGGGAAAAGGGACTCATTTCCTGA
- a CDS encoding prolyl oligopeptidase family serine peptidase, giving the protein MTPVRTICFTLLACLAISTAPRAQVQRTEVGNLAIESIPEIPDRIVDRMRQYSNTRSAYLNGWDPSGSGIVITTRFAETAQLHFVREPLGAREQLTFFDEPVGSARVSPDTARPGILFSKDIGGDELYQIFYLDLDPSHITMVTDGKSRNGEMKWSPSGGMFAYQSTRRNGKDWDILVADINTPTEARTVVQGQGYWEPLAWSPDETRLLVENYVSINEAYYYVADVSSGEMQRVNPSDEKMAMGGGVFSGDGSTLYIITDYGSEFRHLRSLDLAGRELKTLTAQIPWDVNGLAISPSGETVAFTVNENGVSRLYLLDTRTGAYRPVPGLPAGQVSDLRFRPDGSELGFTLETPVSPGDVYSLVLADSSLVRWTLSEVGGLSRERFVSPELVAYPTFDSVDGQPRMIPAYYYKPERAAEPYSVVIQIHGGPEGQFRPYFSPRLQYWVRELGVAVLIPNVRGSSGYGRTYGLMDNGFGREESVRDIGSLLDWIDTRPELDPTRVAVYGGSYGGYMVLSSMTHYNDRLRAAVDVVGISNFVTFLENTKAYRRDLRRAEYGDERDPEMREFLNRISPTTNAHMITRPVFIAQGLNDPRVPASEAEQILQAVRKNGVEAWYLLAKDEGHGYRKKKNQDFFDQSVVLFFEQYLLK; this is encoded by the coding sequence ATGACGCCCGTCCGCACGATATGCTTTACTCTTCTGGCATGCCTGGCCATAAGCACAGCCCCCCGCGCCCAGGTCCAGCGAACCGAAGTGGGCAACCTGGCAATTGAGAGCATTCCGGAGATCCCCGACCGGATAGTCGACCGCATGCGTCAGTATAGCAATACGCGGTCTGCTTATTTGAACGGCTGGGACCCGTCAGGGAGCGGTATCGTCATCACGACCCGTTTCGCGGAGACGGCACAATTGCACTTTGTCCGTGAGCCGCTGGGCGCCCGCGAACAGTTGACCTTCTTCGACGAGCCGGTCGGCTCGGCCCGGGTTTCTCCGGATACCGCCCGCCCCGGAATCCTCTTTTCCAAGGATATCGGGGGTGACGAACTGTATCAGATTTTCTACCTTGACCTGGACCCAAGCCACATCACCATGGTAACGGACGGCAAGTCTCGAAATGGCGAGATGAAATGGTCCCCAAGCGGCGGCATGTTCGCCTACCAGAGCACGCGCCGCAACGGCAAGGACTGGGATATCCTGGTTGCCGACATCAACACGCCGACCGAGGCAAGGACGGTGGTGCAGGGGCAGGGATACTGGGAGCCGCTGGCCTGGTCTCCCGACGAAACCAGGCTGCTCGTAGAAAACTACGTTTCCATCAACGAAGCCTACTATTACGTCGCCGATGTCTCTTCGGGCGAGATGCAGCGAGTAAACCCATCCGACGAAAAAATGGCCATGGGCGGCGGTGTGTTCTCGGGGGACGGTTCGACCCTGTACATCATCACAGACTACGGCTCTGAGTTTCGCCATCTGAGGTCTTTGGATCTGGCCGGCCGCGAATTGAAGACGCTGACCGCGCAGATCCCGTGGGACGTGAACGGCCTGGCCATTTCGCCCTCCGGAGAGACGGTGGCTTTCACCGTCAACGAAAACGGAGTCAGCCGTCTTTACCTGCTCGACACCCGGACAGGTGCGTACCGGCCCGTGCCTGGGCTGCCGGCGGGGCAGGTCAGCGACCTGCGGTTTCGACCTGACGGTTCCGAACTGGGCTTTACGCTTGAGACACCGGTTTCCCCCGGCGACGTCTACTCCCTGGTCCTGGCTGACAGCTCACTGGTGCGGTGGACACTAAGCGAGGTCGGCGGTTTGAGCCGGGAACGGTTTGTCAGCCCCGAACTGGTAGCGTACCCGACTTTCGATTCAGTGGACGGGCAACCGCGCATGATACCCGCCTACTATTACAAACCCGAGCGTGCCGCGGAACCCTACTCGGTGGTGATCCAGATTCACGGCGGGCCCGAAGGGCAGTTCCGGCCGTATTTCAGCCCCCGCCTTCAGTACTGGGTCCGCGAACTCGGGGTTGCGGTCCTGATCCCCAATGTGCGCGGGTCATCCGGCTACGGCCGGACTTACGGGCTGATGGATAACGGCTTTGGGCGCGAAGAGTCCGTACGCGACATAGGCAGCCTTCTGGATTGGATAGACACCCGACCGGAGCTCGACCCCACACGGGTCGCCGTCTACGGCGGATCATATGGTGGCTACATGGTGCTGTCGTCGATGACCCATTACAACGACCGGCTCCGGGCGGCCGTCGACGTCGTCGGCATCAGCAATTTCGTCACCTTTCTTGAGAATACCAAGGCGTACCGTCGGGATCTTCGCCGCGCCGAATATGGCGATGAGCGCGACCCGGAGATGCGGGAGTTCCTCAATCGCATATCGCCGACGACCAATGCGCACATGATCACCAGACCGGTGTTCATCGCGCAGGGGCTCAATGACCCCCGGGTACCGGCCAGTGAAGCCGAGCAGATTCTTCAGGCCGTGCGGAAAAACGGCGTCGAAGCCTGGTACCTGCTGGCCAAAGATGAAGGCCACGGCTACCGGAAGAAGAAGAATCAGGACTTCTTCGATCAGTCGGTCGTGCTGTTTTTCGAGCAGTACCTTCTGAAATAA
- a CDS encoding N-acetyltransferase, with translation MATFEVVEVESSAQLRQFIRCPNRLYKGDPNYVPPLLSERREFFDFQRNPFYRTARVKLFLALQGSEVVGRVATCINFRHNDVHQERVGFFGFLDTPDDYEIAQKLLKVAMITLKTEGMEKMRGPMNFSTNHECGFLVEGFDRPPAVMMTYNHPYQVQLAEKFGLKKVMDLIAYRLTKEDGISERIQRVVAKTRQRTNITLRGLRLSDFDNEIKRIQEVYNTAWAANWGFVPMDGAEFEHMAANLRRVIDADLVLIAEHGDRPVAFSLALPDVNKGLIHLNGRLFPLGVLKLLWHTKLRNKIDSVRLITFGVMPEYQKRGIDSMMYIETFVRAVAKGYREAELSWILETNELMCRACEEMGAKPYKKYRIVEMPL, from the coding sequence ATGGCAACCTTCGAAGTCGTCGAAGTAGAGTCCTCGGCGCAACTGAGACAGTTCATTCGCTGTCCCAATCGCCTGTACAAGGGTGACCCCAACTACGTGCCGCCCCTTCTGAGCGAGCGCAGGGAATTCTTCGATTTCCAGAGGAACCCGTTTTACCGCACGGCCCGTGTCAAGCTGTTCCTGGCCCTCCAGGGCAGCGAGGTAGTGGGGCGTGTGGCCACGTGTATCAACTTCCGGCACAACGACGTCCACCAGGAGCGGGTGGGTTTCTTCGGCTTTCTCGACACGCCCGACGACTACGAGATTGCCCAGAAGCTGCTGAAGGTCGCCATGATCACGCTCAAGACGGAAGGGATGGAGAAAATGCGCGGCCCCATGAACTTCTCCACCAATCACGAGTGCGGTTTCCTCGTCGAGGGGTTCGACCGGCCGCCCGCCGTGATGATGACGTATAATCACCCCTACCAGGTGCAGTTGGCCGAAAAGTTCGGGCTCAAGAAGGTCATGGACCTCATTGCCTACCGACTCACGAAGGAAGACGGCATTTCCGAGCGGATTCAGCGCGTCGTCGCCAAGACCAGGCAGCGCACTAACATCACTTTGCGCGGCCTTCGGCTGTCTGATTTCGACAACGAAATCAAACGCATCCAGGAGGTCTACAACACGGCCTGGGCGGCCAACTGGGGATTCGTACCTATGGACGGAGCCGAATTCGAGCATATGGCCGCTAACCTCAGGCGGGTCATCGATGCCGATTTGGTCCTGATTGCCGAGCACGGGGACAGGCCGGTGGCTTTCTCGCTGGCCCTGCCGGACGTCAATAAGGGCCTGATTCATCTAAACGGCAGGCTTTTTCCACTGGGAGTGCTCAAGCTGCTGTGGCATACCAAGCTGCGAAACAAGATTGACAGCGTCAGGTTGATAACGTTCGGCGTCATGCCCGAATACCAGAAGCGCGGGATCGATTCCATGATGTACATTGAAACGTTCGTGCGGGCAGTGGCCAAAGGTTACCGGGAAGCGGAACTGTCATGGATTCTTGAAACCAACGAGTTGATGTGCCGGGCGTGCGAAGAAATGGGTGCCAAACCGTACAAGAAGTATCGGATCGTGGAAATGCCGCTGTAA